Part of the Sander lucioperca isolate FBNREF2018 chromosome 1, SLUC_FBN_1.2, whole genome shotgun sequence genome is shown below.
TTTGCTTTGGCTTCGTAACTTTTGACTGCACAACTGCCACTTCACTGAGCTTGAAACCACAGGCCCAAGCCTTTGAAACTAAACATAAACACAACTTTAGTTGCACTCCCCTGTTAGTGGATACATATTGAATGTGTTCAGTGTTCTGTCTTACCTGTCTCAGATATCAGGGAATCAGATGACATACGAGTGCACGATCGGGTCAAAGGACGTCTGGGGATAAAGTCCTCATCGCTGGCCTGGCCCTGCTGGGAACCTGAACCGGCAGGTTGTCTTTCTCCCTGTCCAGTCAGCAGTGTTGGTCTCCTGGAAGCATTGTTTACAGCAGCACCTCTGGGCTCCAGACTGTCCACACAGGCAGGACCAGAACTGTGCCTCAGCCCAGTCTCCCTTGTGCAACTGTCCCCTGTCTGTGCTCCAGAGGGGCCCTCTGTGCTGTCATTAGTCCTGCCAGTTCCTGTCGCTCTGTCAGTGGTTGCGGTTGCTCTGTGGTTGGTCGCCACCACTGTCCTCCCACATCCACCCCCCTGCCTGGGTGTGGCTGCTCCAGGTCCTACCCTGCCCGCAGATCCAGTCACTGGCCTCACTCCAGTCCTTGCCGTTGCCCCAGCACTCCCCGTGCCCCGTACTGTCCCACTGTCAGCAGTAGTCTCCACAGTTTCAGTAGCAATTCCTTTACCGCTAGTCCTCCTGCTGTTGTCAGCAGCAGCCTTCATGTCTGCCTTGATCTGTTCACTGGTCACCTGACAGCTCTTCTCACAGCTGCTTTCTAACACCTGAGGCTTTGTCTGATCTACCAAGACTGCCACTGATACAGCCACATTGTTGCTCCGCCTTAGAGGAGTCTTACCTttacctgaaacacacacacacacacacacacacacacacacacacacacacacacacacacacacacacacacacacacacacacacacacacacacacacacacacacacacacacacacacacacacacacacattaaaaaaacaagctcttgtgcttttcatttctttaaatTTAAGTGAGTTTCTCCTGTTCTTTCAGCCACATATTTGTATGTTTGGCCATATGCTGGAtggttttatacttttttttttattgaacaagAAAGGTTAGACTTTTTACTTTCACATATGCCCTCATACTGTAGCTGTGTTACTGACCCCAGGCTACACCAACAACCTAATGTGACATTTTATGGTAAGCCCAGCACAACACACTGTTGTGACTGCTGGGTGTGTTCTGTGTTGTGCTGACACCTTCTGTACAGGAAGCTGGCTGCTGCAAACAGGAAGCTGGCATCAGCCTTGAAACAAGGCCTTCCTCTTCCTCGCTGTCCGAGTCAGAGATGACCAGTGGGGGCTTCGGAACCGTGGCACCAGCTGGTCTGCACTGCTGGACTAAACCACTGGGACCTGGAAGTGTGAAGGACATATCAGCAGAcataataatatttatttatttatttttatataaagtaaagcTTTCTGATTTTATAAAATGGGAAGTTAAGAGTGTATGTATGAgcacaaaaacagtttttttttgtctacaaCACTTTTCATAACCTCTGTTAATTATCAAAACAGAGCAGCTCCAAACCTGCTTGCTCCTCATCAGGAGGTTGTGGTGTTCCAGCTGGTCGACTGGGCCCTGGAGCCACGTCAGCTTGTTCAGCTCTCACCTCCCCTTCTGCTCCTTTCAGATCTATTTGAGGCTCAGCCTCCATGTTCTCCTCCTCCAGCATTAcctcctcctcgtcttcctcctcttcatcctcaaTCCCATTTACCTCCACTGGTGCTGTGAAAACAAACATAACGCCTTACTCACCTTCACCGAGTAGAAACCTGCTCCCATTTGTTTATTTGTCCGTTAACATGATCTCTTAAAAAACGGTTGACGGAACTGAAAGCAATCTTCTAAACACACTGCTTACAGATTTTTGGTTTCTGGCTTTTAGGTGGCACAACAGTAACATGTCAAATTTAAATTGCCATGAGTCTGACTCACTTCATATTTGTACAGAGCACTAATAATCTCAGACAGGATTCAGGTGTGCTTCTTTTTACAAAATGTGCAATATTTGCCCTTGCTATGTTTCTGTGGAATGTTTTGAAAAGATTGCTGgttataacttttatttaataattcaacttaagtcaataataaaagaaaacgtGAAGGTTTCTAAATAATTCAGATGCTAAAATCCAGGATAGTATGAGCTGCTGTGTTGTGATTGCTGCTGCACCACTGAATAAGAATGCAGGTGGGACTTGCcattgtgctgctgctgctgctgtctttggttgttgttgttgatgttgttgttgatgttgttgacaggtggaggagcaggaGGCAGGTTGGCCTCAttattgtggtggtggtggttgttgttgttgtcgttgtcATTGTTGGAGTTCTGGTTGCTGACCAGTGCTGAGGACACACCAATACCAGTCCCTGCACTCAGGCCTACCCTGGCACAGCCCTGTCACAGACAAATAATGCATAATATGCATCCATGATAAACATGTAAATAGGCTATACAATCTATTTCTTAACTACTAATTAAGTCCTAACTTTGAACCAGCAAGCTGCGTTTTAAGCtgatctttttttctgcttgtggagaGCTACGGGACACGTGAAACTACATCGATGAGGAGTGGACTTGTGTCAGTCCCGCATGCGGTTTAgtaaagtggctgcatgtgcacaaaacatcaacaccggtacaagcctacaacTGTCCGCAGAcacggtgaactgagactccatttcctgcttgtcggtcaacgtttaatgatcggttaacatttaatttcattgtgctttcttttggaaggctggctgccaaaaatcgccacttactaactaattaattagcctgagttaaactctagctatcagtaaacagttGTGGTGTGCGATACTGCAATATCtggtatcgatccgataccaagtaaatacacgGCCAATATCGCCGATACTGATACTTTTCAATAATTAACGAGAATtaattttcatgacctttagCCTAAGTGTTTTGTGATTTTACATTTGGATTATAAGTTAAAACCAAGGACAGAATTTTCATATGCTTGTATAAATCTGTTGTGTTACAGCCTTTTTACAAGTTATACAGCTTGCCGCTGTTTCATTTTTggcctgaaaatatagccacactgcgctcctcttcctctctaccattcttctgctccgtctctgtcctgcttgtgtgtgtgtgtgtgtgtgtgtgtgtgtgtgtgtgtgtgtgtgtgtgtgtgtgtgtgtgtgtgtgtgtgtgtgtgtgtgtgtgtgtgtgtgtgtgtgttggccgcTGCCGGCCTCTGCCGGGCCTGGCTggttgcttgcttgcttgcttgcttgtttgcctggcgccgctgagtcacgtgacggtacaacatcaaatcacaagaggggaAGCAAAGTGTGCCTGCTCCGCGCTTTGACAGGACTTGACCACCTTAAAGCAGCGGCACTtacacagacagccaggtcacctctttgatgaaaccgcagcaGTGCATACTGGAGAGGCACTGAAACTAAAGTATCAATCTTATTATACgggtattgatcaatatcaataccaacatTGTCATCGATATTATAgatatttggatcgatccgCCCACCACTAAAAAACAGAAGGTAGTGGCTGGTGgctggtgtgtgcgccagtgtttgtATGTGCGTGTCGGCCATCCCCCGCATTTGGCAACTGGCGCGTGTTAATTTCGGACCCTGCACACGTGGTtgaatgtttttaaggagaaagtaggctTATCAACAGAAATGAATTATCGAAATGATCATCTGTTTGAAAAATACGTCGATAACCGCTTCAgaatttttcgattaatcgtccagccctacatCTGCACATAcaccaacttttttttaatcagataAGCTATCAGGCACACATCCACAATTCACATTAAAGACAATTTCTTTGtatattgttaaaaaatgtagtGTTTCCGCTAATAATTACATTCACTTAGTACTCTACTGCGTATTCTAAGTGGGCACTACAACTGCTGATAACAACTCATCAAGCATCATGCATTTGCGCCACAATTAATGCATCTTGATGTGAAGGCAGTGGTAGGCCTGTACTGTCATTGTCAAAAGGGTTGACAAAACTAGAATTatacattttctgctttttgcATTGTTGACAGTTATTTTCAAAACCATTGCATGGGCAAAATAGTTTTTACATGCTTAACAGACCTCAACACATGGGGGAACGGCTTGGAAAACGAGTACGGACCTAAAGAGCATGAAGTTTAGGAGGTTGGTTTAGGCTTAAtgacaaagaaagaagaaaaaataaatcccAGTCCCACACAGGTGAAGTGGTTTGATGAAGAGCTGCAGAAGCATGTAATAAATGTGTGCTGTGGTATGGACAGTGACCAGGACCAGCACAAATAGTTTTATTAATTAGCGgttaacaaataacaaaaaaacctaaaaaaaaaggtaattgtCATGTTGATTTTTAATTCAAAAAAGATTAACGGAAGTAGCTTTTCAGGATAATTGTCCCTTGCCTTTCGCTGTCTGTGTGGGCAATAATTGTAgagatttacaaagaatttactatctaactgagacgttttgggaccaattggGGGGACTGCTATGGACGACGAAAATTAAGTTTaatcatgtatccagctaatttgaatagttcactttactgtaatgttattgactgaacagttaacttcatttaataatgtattactgtatgtggcgttttcttatgcggggtgcaaatgttgaAGTTCTTTCCGtggactattttgcagagccactgtcgcTGCATCCGGAGTTTagcgcccaagacaattgtgatcggtttaaagaaatgcacacgacccaaagagttttttttctcctatccaagAATGTAGGTATAGAGGAGCCAGACCTTACGCCACAGGGATGTGGAGCTCTGAAAACGTGAGACTACCTTTTGTGTGACGGTAGAACGTTACCTGCGGAAACATTGGGTGTTTATGCAACTTCAGGGTAGAGGATTGTGATGTTTATTACAACTTCAGTAATATCTACGGCCTTGCATTTGACATATAACAAACTGAATGTCAGCAAGACTGAGGAGGAGCTTCTACCctctagcctggttgacaccagacccttctcagttgtaactgagagtgggtctggggaaggttcattcacagcccatttccaaaggggcatcACCAACGGCCACCGCCGCCGAAATGGGCTTGGGTGGcctcttggccagacggacttgcagagcaaatctcaaatttgcccgAATAACGTCAGGCAACAAGGATCCTAAATGAGGACACTGCCTAAGACGGTGTAGGGTATAAGTGGGATTCtgagtgtgagtgtctgtgtgttcataAGCATACTATTTACCTTGGGTGGTTCTCTAAACATCTGGTCCAGAcagataaactccagactggGGAGTAACTCTATGAACTGGGAGAAGGATTCCAGTTTGATAGCATGACAGCGAACCAGTGTGAGATCAACAAGGCGACTCCATCTGGACTGATCTGGGGACGGGGTTAAGCAGACAGATAACAGCTACACAGAGCACAACAGCACTTCTCAAAGAGTGAGAGATGAAAGCAAAATGAAGGTTCTACTCTGTATCCAGTACCTTCTTTTATTATATAGAGAAACTGAGCTCACCACAAATATATGGGCATTCATAATCAGGCCATTTGTGAAATAAGGCAAGTAGTGGTGTGATTTACCTGTGATCCAGTGGTGAGGGTTATGCAGGTGAGGACAGTTGTAGATGAGCAGGTATTTAATATTAGTGAACACCTCGTTCACCACCTTTATGCCAATGTCAGTGATGATGCCTGGGTTTTCAATGACATCAGCCAGACCGTATTTCACCAGCTCTGGATGACTCATCTTACCTGCATTTATGAACACACAAGATGTTGCATTTTTATTAACACACCTGTAAACAAACTTAATTCAACTCAACTTATTCAATTCAAGATACTAGAAATTTGACTTAAATTTCAGAAAAGTTGCAATTTTTTActacagatttttaaaagtttaattGATGACAATTTATTGCAAATTATCGTACCATgtatttcaattgtaaaatgttTAATAAAAGCTTAGGTGAGTAGTACATTCATTTgggtctgtctctctttccgtTTCTCTTTCGAATATCTCGAGAACCGTTCATccgatctacttcacacttggcagATGTATTGCTTGGGACCCAAGGATGTGCATCTTCCAATTCGGTGCAATTTTAACGCGCGACACGTTCAATAGCCTGAATGCCGAATTTCACCGAGTGCGTTTCTGACCACGTGTAGCCCTGACTTGGGTGTGCTATTCAGGGCCAGATTTAGTGGTTTGGGGCGTCTTGCTTTACTTTCCAACCTTCCTGTAACTGGGAATGTCGGTATTGGCAATGGTAGAACATGTactctaaacttttttttttttctgaagtaaaACTATTAATACCGCACaattaaagtcctgcattcaaaggtTTACTTAATGTCTGTTCACGGGGGAGCTTTCAACTCTAATATAATGCTGGATagtttaatgaataataatgtatcgtattttaattgttatatttttggagtaaaatctgaatctgcaatgtAACCAGCAATTTTTCGATGTAAAATGTAGtcgtacaatgttttcctctaaagtagaagtacacagtaagtcaaAAGTATACAGTTGAGTTGCATACTTTTTTAAGTGCTTTGGGGGCCTTTTGTAGGTTGTTTCAGGGTACAGTGAGTTAGAATAATAacataatcaatatttttcatATCTAAACATAATAATAAATCTATAACTGTTTGGGACCCTTTAAGTTAGGGGGCCCCAGGCAGGTGCCTACATTGCATTGGTGTTTTTTCCCCACGAGTTCCACCTTGTTTCTGACCGCGAGTAGCCAAAACTTGGGTGTGTGAAGCAACTAAgtcatggcaggtgtattgctcaggACCCAAGGAAGCATGATGTCGAGTGAGACAAAAAGCTGCAAGCAGGCACTTTTTCAACTGGCACTGCACTAGTATATCAACAAAAAAAGTGGAGGAAGTACAGGAGATTATATTTGAGGGAAGGAACTAACATTGCAGCAGAAACTCATCCACATATCCTAGATGAAGTGTCTCAAACTGAGGAAACTCTAGTTCAGCCATTTTGAGAGCTGAGAAGACTCCATCTTTGGTCAATGAAGGCTGGATACGCAGCTCGTGAAGCCTgttgaacacacacaaattatgtAATTAAATGAAGCCATTGAAACAATATTCTGCAACTGACAACCTTTTCTGCTGTTAGGGGAcgttaaaaacatgaatgttgaGTTTTCTATCATTTGAATGTTTGTAGAAAACTccaaaatgtaactttaaaggggtgatagaatgcaaaaccgagtttaccttgtcatagttgaattacgacagtttggtgggtaaaaaGGACATACAGAGAATCTtaaagtcccattgacacctctttcctctgcaaatctcacaatttgaaactgcctctgaaaacgggcgaatctcaacaaagctaaaagttgacgtcaactcctcaactcctaccttatttggctctacctTCTATCTTTTtaacgccccaaaatttacatgGGCCACTGACTGATCTGGGACCAGTTTGTCTTGTGAATCTAGGTTGTGCAGATCTCAGAAgttttatacattgttcatctgctatttcatcactaaattcacttgagacttttttatacaagaaatcaactatgttgAGGTAAAACATGTGCctttttacgaaaattgatggctaattgcaaattttgtccgactgtgtgttggagttcagcggccggtgctgctgGGTTGCTGCATCGCCACAcggcctgtcctccttcacagaccccggcccgctgagaggtagatggagctccgtcagggcagctccatacccgcgcaaagtcaccgtttctgggttactggaccaTTAaatgccgctgccctgacagagctccagggcctgcaacTCGCTGCTCTTCCTCCCCtgttcctgctaaatggccagtGTGTCTGAGTGATAACGCGgccagcgagcttgttacggccgcaatctcttaccacaggttccagttaatcttataatggatatgtgtgttgagttattttaacaaacgatcggggaaataaacgcctcttgtccgcgagtctcactGATAGAGCCCGCggtgagctggatggagctctatcaatgagagctagctaggctcctcctaacgagacctcggaaaattcacaaaaaaacattaaattgaaatcggacaagctttgtaagaccttagggtagctgtgatatacatgccgtgacgaaattcaaagtgtaaatatactatagttatgccgaaagtgtagcggcgatcttttcccataggattgcattgggacacatagcctagctagcagctcctcctaacgagacccctcaaattcacaaaaatgccttaaattgaaatcggacagaagtgttagctttgtaagaccttagggtagctgtgatatacatgccgtgacgaaattcaaactgtaaatatactacaGTTATGCCGAAAATGTACCCGGGGTCTGTGAAaggacaggccgggcggcgaggcagcaacccaggcagcaccggccgctgtcatgGAGCTcatgaactccgacacacagtcggttacacacagtttacatagttgatttctcgcataaaaaaagtctcagaagtgaatttagtaatgaaatagcagatgaacaatgtataacattgcagtgtctgaaatatgagacctgctatCTCGTCTCTACTGTaggtgtatgtggttcgctcaaccaatcagcgggcagctcatctaaatattcatgagcataccatatttggaagaaaagctctcgttccaaatagggccaaaaCACAGGGAGCATTAGGACCCATAGAAtagcacccgggccattttcagcccaaccaatgttacataccctattaggagaccttatgGAACAGTgcgaaataccctatataatcagtctatcacccctttaagtaaATGTTGTAAATATATGGATAGCAAGATAATGCTGTGATAATTATTCTGACATCATTTTGTATACAGAATATACTGCCCACATGTATTGTGCCACTGTTTATGAGAAGCTTCCATGTAAAACTGGATATTAGACAATCTCACATACTGTAATTATCTCTGTACTTCTTACTTACCACATTATCTTCGATTACTCTTtactagtgatggccaaatgaagtctcatgaaccattttatTCATTTCCTGAGCCAACTAGATGGTGCTCTTGGTTTAAAGGTTAAAGGAACAGCAATTTAGCGTGCTTTTAATCCTTTGTTGATcaaagagcgccatctagtgggtttacaaaataaatgaaatgtttcaCGAAACTTCATTTGGCCATTCCTATACTTCACCCTGTTCAGTGACTGAACAATGTCTCCAACATTTGCCCACAAGATGATACTCTTtgcatttttgctttaaaaacatAAGCTGTATATAGACACGTTATTTTTTCCTCTCAGTTAGTTTAAGAAATGGATGACTTGCTGAGCACCTGCGAGCCGCAGTGATGATGAGGTAGCCCAAGTCCACTTCCAGAGCGTTCTTACAGGCTCCAAACACAATGGTGTGGAGGTTCCGAAATCCTCCTggagatacacatacacagtatCACAGAGAACAAACCAAAAGGTGTTAACACTTAAACAAAGGTGAGGGCGTTGGGTGCATCTGCCAGCATTTTAGTTAGATATCTGAAATCCCAAATGGTATTTAGAGGATCCAAATCATCTGTCAAATACAAATGAGAGTGGAAAATGATTGTCATTGGGAATAATTGAGCATAAAGAAAGCACTAGGAGCCTAACGCTggctacacactggatgcgtggtgtttctgttgcgtgtcagttgcgtggtggctgcgtggcgttttctgtctttgcacaccagaaacgtctctgacgcggcgctgctgctgctagccttgtctgtaaacatgtatgtttccctctGATAAACTGCATTCAAGctgtagtatacttcatgttaaacataaatatatactgatttgattacagcaaagacaacatcggtagtattgacggcaaaataggctacagaatatttcgttctgtattgacaggtgcaatattttaaaatcgataattattatttatttttttttaatttcatttatatctgcatttatgtcaaaacctagagactttcaaacatcaaaatgtcattaaatgtatcaaaatgacatataaacatattttcctattccattttgaatggaaacgcttccaacacgcttgcgtgtcgcgtgaaaaataggcgtcggtcctatttctagtaTGCACGCGTTTCCGGCGCGGCTCGAACCACGACTGGGACATgcatgtcacgcaggcagtgtgcaagctctaacctgttaacatgggagccgaaataaaaacgggcacgccacgcagctgacacactcccgccacgcatccagtgtgtagccggcctacgGAGAAATAGGAATAAAAATGGTGCACACAATACGTAACACAGTCCGACAGTATAAAATCCTAACCCACATAAATAAGTCACAATTTCTTAAGCAGGACCTGAACTATTTTAATACTGTGCCATAGTGCTGGGCGATAGGACGACATATATAGTCAAAACCATATAAAAATGTCTAGTCACATATTTTTCTATATTGTTTCTATCGCAATGTCAAAAAGACAGCAGCCAACCTGCATTACGGCAATATTTATGTCATTTGGACGACGCTTTACATTTCAATACTTGCAcattttatgttcattttgcactaaAGTTCTTAATAAATGAGTAAGTACTCAAGTCAAGTATTTAATTCACATAAGAGTATACAAGAAAAGGGTTTtccatgtggttatttcatataaaatattatatttattgatTTACCAGAAAACATATATCGTGACATGTACCATTATCGAAATATGAAATTACCTATATCGGGAAAAAAGACACATGCAGTGTGTTAACATTAACTCCCACAGCAGTAATCTGAATAAACGTTAATGGGAACAGGACACATAACTGATAAAGATGTAACTAATGAAACACTTCtgtaaaatactgtacatattacTCTAGTAAAACCCAaactaaaggccctgacacagcAGGCAGACGGCAAAGATCTAGTGGCGCCGAAGGCCAACTGTGGCGTCACCTCATGTCGCCTGTGTCTTGTCCAAAAAGTTACAACTGAACACACTGAAAAGACTACGAGTCGCACCATGCCAGCAGGTGCTGGTAATCTATTTGTCATTCAAAAAGGGAAACCGGATACAAAACGTTGCTATTATACATAAAACAAAGCAGTGTTTGCTCGAAAAAGCCAGCGTCAGCCAGAGCCCACTGTCCCTCGGCTTCATTCGCCGCCGGGCAACAGCGGACACTGATAACAGatggttacagaaaatgagccgaacaaagttgtcactcatctggcgatagcacTGTGTTTTTCTACGCTGTGACAAGACTGTGTAAATGAAAGGTTAAGTTGTTGAATTTTATTAATTCAGGGGccggctagttagctagcttgggCAACGGTCAATCATCGTTGGCCCTACTTTGACCAACAGCCAACCGTCTCCCTGGTGTATCAGCACCTTTAGGGACATTTATAGACATGTTTTCCTAACCTGATCTCCAGCTGTCCTCCACCACATGTTGGATCAGCCCTCCCAGGAAGGGAACTCTCACCAACTCCAGCTGCTCCAGGTTCCGGGCTGATGCTAAACCAGTAACCAGGGGAACATATTTGAGGGAGTTGGTTGGCCCTGCACAGTTCCGCATGACAAAGGTTCTCAGGCTTACACACAGAAAGTCCTTAAACGGCTGGGGTTTGGTGAGACGGACCCACTTCAGGTAAAGGTGGCGCAGCATGGACACACAGGGGATCTCTGGGACATTGACacctacaacaaacaaacactatGTGAAGTACATcaatacagtatttgtcaaaCCTTAGGTGACAAAGCATGGTCCCCAAGGGACTTCGGAGCCAACAGGCTTGTTTAATCATCACAAACTAACAGGAGCTGATTCATATCCAGTATTTCTGATTAGTTTACTACATTGTATTCCAGCTGTCATGTGGAGGCAGTAGCAGGAACTGTCAAGTTAGTTGTGATCCTACTCACCCACTAGATGTAGAGTCTGGATCTTTGCAGTAATGGGGATGGTCAGTTTGTTTTCAGCAGGAATGGGAAAAGCCCCATTACGGTTGCGGAACTTTCCCAGTATATGAACCTGGGGCATGTAGTTCCATATGGCTTCCACCAGCTCCAGATGGGAGGTCTCCACACCCTGAAATTAGGTCAAATAAGGTTATTTCACACAAAACGTAATCATAATTCAAGGCCCacttaatagtttttttttttttttcatttaacccTATCTTACAGTTTTCCTAAGTAGATAGAGTATGCTTAGCTGTAATGGTGTTTGTTTACTTCTCATCTCAATTCACTGAAGAAGACTCCAACATGCAGTTAAAAGCTTTGAATATATCTAGTAAGTGCAAGTGTGAACATACATTCTTAACCGTGGAAACAGTAGTTTGACAAAAGaaaatttaaagcagccatattatgctcattttcaggttcataattgtattttaaggttgtaccagaataggtttacatggtttaattttcaaaaaacaccatatttgtgttgtactgcagtgctctctctcactgctgcagatcctcttttcagctggtctctgttttagctacagagtgagacctcttttcttcttctgtactatctttgattgcactgcacatgcccagtagctcagatgtagatcatgtcagctagctagctccatagacagtaaaagaaaggctgtttctacaactttggtcagttacaaggcaggattagctgggagacttctaaatgagggcgcacatgttcttttgtagattatggtgaacttgtgtatgttgtagcagtgctttgctattgagaacgaggtagcatgctagcgttagccatagcgttagccatagcgttagcatgctaacgctacgagctaatggttgcggttagcctgctcgttttggcttgtgacgtcacaagccgtgtcgattttgaacagctcacccagagactgaaggcaggacacattcagaaaccgtatctcactctaaacagcatttttcaaagtttgtatgtgtgtggaagcac
Proteins encoded:
- the fbxo38 gene encoding F-box only protein 38 isoform X1, with the protein product MGPRRKATKLQPAVVGSGGVELVLRPSEPKDYINELSHEVLCHIFRYLPMKDIMCMECLSRKLREAVTLYLRVVKVVDLCAGRWWEYMPSGFTDSSFLLLLKKMPDLEQLYGLHPRYLERRRVRGYEAFSIPGVLEALQVCPNLLGVETSHLELVEAIWNYMPQVHILGKFRNRNGAFPIPAENKLTIPITAKIQTLHLVGVNVPEIPCVSMLRHLYLKWVRLTKPQPFKDFLCVSLRTFVMRNCAGPTNSLKYVPLVTGLASARNLEQLELVRVPFLGGLIQHVVEDSWRSGGFRNLHTIVFGACKNALEVDLGYLIITAARRLHELRIQPSLTKDGVFSALKMAELEFPQFETLHLGYVDEFLLQCKMSHPELVKYGLADVIENPGIITDIGIKVVNEVFTNIKYLLIYNCPHLHNPHHWITDQSRWSRLVDLTLVRCHAIKLESFSQFIELLPSLEFICLDQMFREPPKGCARVGLSAGTGIGVSSALVSNQNSNNDNDNNNNHHHHNNEANLPPAPPPVNNINNNINNNNQRQQQQQHNAPVEVNGIEDEEEEDEEEVMLEEENMEAEPQIDLKGAEGEVRAEQADVAPGPSRPAGTPQPPDEEQAGPSGLVQQCRPAGATVPKPPLVISDSDSEEEEGLVSRLMPASCLQQPASCTEGKGKTPLRRSNNVAVSVAVLVDQTKPQVLESSCEKSCQVTSEQIKADMKAAADNSRRTSGKGIATETVETTADSGTVRGTGSAGATARTGVRPVTGSAGRVGPGAATPRQGGGCGRTVVATNHRATATTDRATGTGRTNDSTEGPSGAQTGDSCTRETGLRHSSGPACVDSLEPRGAAVNNASRRPTLLTGQGERQPAGSGSQQGQASDEDFIPRRPLTRSCTRMSSDSLISETDLPSARPRVAVRRKRMADKSTSTSDPVTEDDHVQILSLKSKNLVGITLTNCGITDLVLKDCPKMMFIHATRCRVLKQLRVESAPIVNRFDYAQCKKLDMEQVLDQILRMPPERNRIIYMRPMHQIDSVALERQLFQGPYPYHIAIVHEFSNPPNIRNKVRIRSWMDTIANISQELIKYEFFPEATRTEEDVKKYPKYPWGRDIYTLEGVVDGAPYSMVTDFPWLRTLRAADPNSFARYDFEDDESTTIYAPRRKGQLSADICMETIGEEISERRQSKRGVFQRVVVLFLHHCDTPGEPVEDDYI